Proteins from one Thermobifida alba genomic window:
- a CDS encoding NAD(P)H-dependent glycerol-3-phosphate dehydrogenase, protein MTRVAVLGSGSWGTAFANVVADAGVAETVLWGRRAAVAEAVNTRHENPDYLPGIALNPRLRATDDVAEALAGADFVVIAVPAQTLRANLAAWAEAVPPDAVVVSLMKGIEVGTSRRMSEVIAEVLKLPDHRIAVLSGPNLAREIAERQPATAVVACTDEQTATRLQHLCKSGYFRPYTNTDVIGVELGGAVKNVIALAVGVAVGMGFGDNAKAALITRGLAETVRLAVALGADEHTLAGLAGLGDLVATCSSPLSRNRTFGEKLGAGMTLEEAVAETRQTAEGVKSSESILALARAHGVDMPITEAVVAMMHHGLPPADALLAFMSRSAKPERYGV, encoded by the coding sequence GTGACCAGGGTGGCGGTGCTCGGCAGCGGATCGTGGGGGACGGCCTTCGCGAACGTGGTGGCCGACGCGGGAGTCGCGGAGACGGTGCTGTGGGGCAGGCGCGCGGCGGTGGCCGAGGCGGTCAACACCCGCCACGAGAACCCCGACTACCTGCCGGGGATCGCCCTCAACCCGCGGCTGCGCGCCACCGACGACGTGGCGGAGGCGCTGGCGGGCGCCGACTTCGTGGTCATCGCGGTGCCCGCGCAGACACTCCGCGCCAACCTGGCGGCCTGGGCGGAGGCCGTGCCGCCCGACGCCGTCGTCGTCAGCCTGATGAAGGGGATCGAGGTCGGCACGTCGCGCCGGATGAGCGAGGTCATCGCGGAGGTGCTGAAGCTGCCCGACCACCGCATCGCGGTGCTGTCCGGACCGAACCTGGCCCGGGAGATCGCCGAACGGCAGCCCGCCACGGCCGTGGTCGCCTGCACCGACGAGCAGACGGCCACCCGCCTGCAGCACCTCTGCAAGTCCGGCTACTTCCGCCCCTACACCAACACCGACGTCATCGGCGTGGAGCTGGGCGGGGCGGTCAAGAACGTCATCGCGCTGGCGGTGGGCGTGGCCGTGGGCATGGGCTTCGGCGACAACGCCAAGGCCGCCCTGATCACCCGGGGCCTGGCCGAGACCGTGCGCCTGGCAGTCGCCCTCGGCGCCGACGAGCACACCCTCGCCGGACTGGCCGGACTGGGCGACCTGGTGGCCACGTGCAGCTCGCCGCTCTCCCGCAACCGCACCTTCGGGGAGAAGCTGGGCGCCGGCATGACCCTGGAGGAGGCCGTCGCCGAGACGAGGCAGACCGCCGAGGGCGTCAAGTCCTCCGAGTCGATCCTGGCCCTGGCCCGCGCCCACGGGGTGGACATGCCCATCACCGAGGCCGTGGTGGCGATGATGCACCACGGGCTGCCGCCCGCCGACGCGCTGCTGGCGTTCATGTCCCGCAGCGCCAAACCCGAGCGCTACGGGGTCTGA
- a CDS encoding lysophospholipid acyltransferase family protein produces MKRRESRWLKAVAVSVVRPLIAAITKRTWRGQEHIPREGGVIIAANHLSVADPLTVAHFLYVAGRRWPTFTAKEGVFRIPVVGPAVRRLGQIPVHRGTTDAAKALREAEEALTEHGAAVIFYPEGTCTRDPDLWPMTAKTGVARLALRTGVPVIPVAHWGEQHILPYGTKKLRLFPRTPVEVVAGPPVDLSAYRGQPLTATTLREATADIMAAITEIQARIRGEQPPSEPYDPRKARGQELGQGDGGGAK; encoded by the coding sequence ATGAAACGCCGCGAGTCGCGCTGGTTGAAGGCGGTCGCCGTCAGCGTCGTGCGTCCGCTCATCGCCGCCATCACCAAGCGCACCTGGCGCGGCCAGGAGCACATCCCCCGCGAGGGGGGCGTGATCATCGCGGCCAACCACCTGTCGGTAGCCGACCCGCTGACGGTCGCGCACTTCCTCTACGTCGCGGGACGCCGCTGGCCGACCTTCACCGCCAAGGAGGGCGTCTTCCGCATCCCCGTCGTGGGACCGGCGGTGCGCAGACTCGGCCAGATCCCCGTCCACCGGGGCACCACCGACGCGGCCAAGGCGCTGCGCGAGGCCGAGGAGGCGCTGACCGAGCACGGCGCCGCGGTGATCTTCTACCCGGAGGGCACCTGCACCCGCGACCCCGACCTGTGGCCCATGACCGCCAAGACCGGGGTGGCGCGGCTCGCGCTGCGCACCGGTGTCCCGGTGATCCCGGTCGCCCACTGGGGGGAGCAGCACATCCTGCCCTACGGCACCAAGAAGCTCCGGCTCTTCCCCCGCACCCCCGTCGAGGTGGTCGCCGGACCGCCGGTGGACCTGTCCGCCTACCGCGGCCAGCCGCTGACCGCGACCACCCTGCGCGAGGCGACCGCCGACATCATGGCCGCCATCACCGAGATCCAGGCGCGCATCCGCGGCGAGCAGCCGCCGTCGGAGCCCTACGACCCCAGGAAGGCGCGCGGACAGGAACTGGGCCAGGGCGACGGCGGAGGCGCGAAGTGA
- the cofC gene encoding 2-phospho-L-lactate guanylyltransferase, with the protein MVDAELTRQRWSVVVPVKRLAEAKSRLAEFVGVRRADLALAVACDTVRAVAATPGVAAVFVVTEDATAAAAVERFGASVVTGEPGTGLNAALRYGARRARQVLPDAGVCALSADLPALRPDELARVLAAAAAHPTFFLADAHGVGTTLYGAAPRAVFAPAFEGWSRLRHREGGAVELDLEGVGTVRHDVDTPEDLRVAARLGVGPHTAALLASLGVAPVGG; encoded by the coding sequence ATGGTGGACGCTGAACTCACACGTCAGCGCTGGTCGGTGGTGGTACCGGTGAAGCGGCTGGCCGAGGCCAAGTCCCGGCTCGCCGAGTTCGTCGGCGTCCGTCGGGCGGACCTGGCGCTGGCGGTGGCCTGCGACACGGTGCGCGCCGTCGCGGCGACCCCGGGGGTGGCGGCGGTCTTCGTGGTCACCGAGGATGCCACGGCGGCCGCGGCGGTGGAACGGTTCGGGGCCTCGGTGGTCACCGGGGAGCCCGGGACGGGGCTCAACGCCGCGCTGCGGTACGGCGCGCGGCGGGCCCGGCAGGTCCTCCCGGACGCCGGGGTGTGCGCGCTCTCGGCCGACCTCCCGGCGCTGCGTCCGGACGAACTCGCCCGGGTGCTGGCCGCGGCGGCGGCCCACCCCACCTTCTTCCTCGCCGACGCCCACGGGGTGGGGACCACGCTGTACGGAGCGGCGCCCCGGGCGGTGTTCGCCCCCGCCTTCGAGGGGTGGTCGCGGCTGCGGCACCGGGAGGGCGGCGCGGTGGAACTGGACCTGGAGGGGGTCGGCACGGTCCGCCACGACGTGGACACCCCCGAGGACCTGCGGGTCGCCGCGCGACTCGGGGTGGGGCCGCACACCGCGGCGCTGCTGGCCTCCCTCGGGGTGGCGCCGGTCGGCGGCTGA
- a CDS encoding ABC transporter substrate-binding protein, whose product MAPGHPVEPSEADEDPEFAAEREFYRDLAQRLKEAHRQANALPESVRIPVIRKLLMVTERAKRDPVQASERLDRMLVELATTAKEAPTR is encoded by the coding sequence GTGGCTCCCGGTCACCCAGTAGAGCCGTCCGAAGCTGACGAGGACCCGGAATTCGCGGCGGAGCGGGAATTTTACCGAGATTTGGCACAGCGGCTCAAAGAGGCTCACCGCCAGGCCAACGCTCTTCCGGAATCTGTCCGAATTCCGGTGATTCGTAAGCTTTTGATGGTGACGGAACGGGCCAAAAGGGACCCGGTTCAGGCGTCGGAACGCCTCGACCGCATGCTGGTCGAGCTGGCCACGACGGCGAAAGAAGCCCCGACACGCTGA
- the leuD gene encoding 3-isopropylmalate dehydratase small subunit, whose translation MEKFTVHTGRAVPLRYSNVDTDQIIPAVYLKRVSRTGFEDGLFAAWRADPEFVLNKPEYKDGTVLIAGPDFGTGSSREHAVWALQNYGFKAVLSSRFADIFRGNSLKGGLLTVVLPQPVIEQLWEMVEADPATEVTVDLVERQVRAGDLVEPFELDDYTRWRLMEGLDDIDLTLRHTDAIAEYEKRRKPWLPVTQ comes from the coding sequence ATGGAGAAGTTCACCGTCCACACCGGCCGCGCCGTGCCGCTGCGCTACAGCAACGTGGACACTGACCAGATCATCCCCGCCGTCTACCTCAAGCGGGTCAGCCGCACCGGGTTCGAGGACGGCCTGTTCGCCGCCTGGCGTGCCGACCCCGAGTTCGTGCTGAACAAGCCGGAGTACAAGGACGGCACCGTGCTGATCGCCGGACCCGACTTCGGCACCGGCTCCTCCCGGGAGCACGCCGTGTGGGCGCTGCAGAACTACGGCTTCAAGGCGGTGCTGTCCTCCCGCTTCGCCGACATCTTCCGCGGCAACTCCCTCAAGGGAGGACTGCTGACCGTCGTGCTGCCGCAGCCGGTCATCGAGCAGCTGTGGGAGATGGTCGAGGCCGACCCCGCCACCGAGGTCACGGTCGACCTGGTGGAGCGCCAGGTGCGCGCCGGGGACCTGGTCGAGCCGTTCGAACTGGACGACTACACCCGGTGGCGCCTCATGGAGGGGCTCGACGACATCGACCTGACGCTGCGCCACACCGACGCCATCGCCGAGTACGAGAAGCGCCGCAAGCCGTGGCTCCCGGTCACCCAGTAG
- the leuC gene encoding 3-isopropylmalate dehydratase large subunit → MARTMAEKVWEEHVVRRAEGEPDLLYIDLHLVHEVTSPQAFEGLRLANRTLRRPDLTIATEDHNVPTENIFLPIADPVSRTQVETLRKNASDFGVRLHQMGDIDQGIVHVIGPQLGLTQPGMTIVCGDSHTSTHGAFGALAFGIGTSQVEHVMATQTLPMTPFKTMAVNVSGSLKPGVTAKDIILAVIAKIGTGGGQGYVIEYRGEAIRALSMEARMTICNMSIEAGARAGMIAPDQTTFDYIKGRPHAPQGELWDQAVEYWKSLVTDEDAVFDKEVHLNADELSPFVTWGTNPGQGVPLDSAVPDPASFTDPTERAAAEKALAYMDLKPGTPMREIRVDTVFVGSCTNGRIEDLRAAAEVIRGRKVADNVRMLVVPGSQRVKEQAAAEGLDEVFKSAGAEWREAGCSMCLGMNPDTLKPGERSASTSNRNFEGRQGKGGRTHLVSPLVAAATAVRGTLSSPADL, encoded by the coding sequence ATGGCCCGCACGATGGCCGAAAAGGTCTGGGAGGAGCACGTCGTCAGGCGCGCCGAGGGTGAGCCCGACCTGCTCTACATCGACCTGCACCTGGTGCACGAGGTGACCAGCCCCCAGGCGTTCGAGGGACTCCGCCTGGCCAACCGGACGCTGCGCCGCCCGGACCTCACCATCGCCACCGAGGACCACAACGTCCCCACCGAGAACATCTTCCTGCCGATCGCCGACCCGGTGTCGCGCACCCAGGTCGAGACCCTGCGCAAGAACGCCTCCGACTTCGGTGTGCGCCTGCACCAGATGGGCGACATCGACCAGGGCATCGTGCACGTCATCGGCCCCCAGCTGGGCCTCACCCAGCCGGGCATGACCATCGTCTGCGGCGACAGCCACACCAGCACGCACGGCGCGTTCGGCGCGCTGGCCTTCGGTATCGGCACCAGCCAGGTCGAGCACGTCATGGCCACCCAGACCCTGCCGATGACGCCGTTCAAGACCATGGCCGTCAACGTCTCCGGCAGCCTCAAGCCGGGCGTGACCGCCAAGGACATCATCCTCGCGGTGATCGCCAAGATCGGCACCGGCGGCGGCCAGGGCTACGTGATCGAGTACCGGGGCGAGGCCATCCGGGCGCTGTCCATGGAAGCCCGCATGACCATCTGCAACATGTCGATCGAGGCGGGCGCCCGCGCCGGCATGATCGCTCCCGACCAGACCACCTTCGACTACATCAAGGGCCGCCCGCACGCCCCCCAGGGCGAGCTGTGGGACCAGGCGGTCGAGTACTGGAAGAGCCTGGTCACCGACGAGGACGCGGTCTTCGACAAGGAGGTCCACCTCAACGCCGACGAGCTCAGCCCGTTCGTCACCTGGGGCACCAACCCCGGCCAGGGCGTCCCGCTGGACTCCGCGGTGCCCGACCCGGCCTCCTTCACCGACCCCACCGAACGCGCCGCCGCCGAGAAGGCGCTGGCCTACATGGACCTGAAGCCCGGCACCCCGATGCGCGAGATCAGGGTCGACACCGTCTTCGTCGGCTCCTGCACCAACGGGCGGATCGAGGACCTGCGCGCCGCCGCCGAGGTCATCAGGGGCCGCAAGGTGGCCGACAACGTGCGCATGCTGGTCGTCCCCGGCTCCCAACGGGTCAAGGAGCAGGCCGCGGCCGAGGGCCTGGACGAGGTCTTCAAGTCCGCCGGGGCCGAGTGGCGCGAGGCGGGCTGCTCGATGTGCCTGGGCATGAACCCCGACACGCTCAAACCGGGGGAGCGCAGCGCCTCCACCTCCAACCGCAACTTCGAGGGCCGGCAGGGCAAGGGCGGCCGCACCCACCTGGTGTCGCCGCTGGTCGCCGCCGCCACCGCGGTGCGCGGCACGCTCTCCTCGCCCGCCGACCTGTAG
- a CDS encoding HU family DNA-binding protein — translation MNKRDLIDAISGRLGDKKTATEAVNAVLETIQQTVAKGDKVAITGFGVFEKAERAARTARNPSTGATINVPASFVPKFRPGADFKALVNGEK, via the coding sequence ATGAACAAGCGTGATCTGATCGACGCGATTTCGGGGCGGCTGGGGGACAAGAAGACCGCCACCGAAGCCGTCAACGCCGTGCTGGAAACGATCCAGCAGACCGTCGCCAAGGGTGACAAGGTGGCCATCACGGGGTTCGGGGTCTTTGAGAAGGCCGAACGAGCGGCCCGCACCGCCCGCAACCCCTCCACCGGGGCCACCATCAACGTCCCCGCGAGCTTCGTTCCGAAGTTCCGTCCCGGCGCTGATTTCAAGGCCTTGGTGAACGGCGAGAAGTAA
- a CDS encoding DUF3995 domain-containing protein has translation MPPSPDAARNHRPPARNATGAPRWPAHAAALWALLFAALSFYWALGGTALLDTIGESVTGPALAGDPLVVTAVWASALLKLAGVPGALALTQGWGRRLPRRLVLTGGWGATVLLCLYGGASLVQQLLMLGGVVEASDSFRRVLLWHLLLWSPYWLLGGVLYGIATYLFQRTAPEAGSAPVEERGPRP, from the coding sequence ATGCCCCCTTCCCCCGATGCCGCGCGGAACCACCGTCCCCCCGCGCGGAACGCCACCGGGGCGCCCCGGTGGCCCGCCCACGCGGCGGCGCTGTGGGCGCTGCTCTTCGCGGCGCTCAGCTTCTACTGGGCCCTCGGCGGCACCGCCCTGCTGGACACCATCGGGGAGTCCGTGACCGGCCCGGCGCTCGCGGGCGACCCCCTCGTCGTGACCGCGGTGTGGGCCTCGGCTCTCCTCAAGCTCGCGGGTGTGCCCGGCGCGCTGGCGCTCACCCAGGGGTGGGGCCGCCGCCTTCCCCGCCGACTGGTCCTCACCGGAGGCTGGGGGGCGACCGTCCTGCTGTGCCTGTACGGGGGCGCCAGCCTGGTCCAGCAACTGCTCATGCTCGGCGGCGTCGTCGAGGCCTCCGACTCCTTCCGCCGGGTGCTGCTGTGGCACCTGCTGCTGTGGAGCCCCTACTGGCTGCTGGGCGGAGTGCTCTACGGGATCGCCACGTACCTCTTCCAGAGGACCGCTCCCGAAGCGGGTTCCGCCCCCGTGGAGGAGCGCGGCCCGCGGCCGTGA
- a CDS encoding IclR family transcriptional regulator: MSVLDALESGPASLAQLVRITGLARPTAHRLAVALERHRMVTRDSQGRFVLGPRLNELSIATGEDRLLAIATPVLAQLRDLTGESAQLYRRQGDVRVCVAAAERASGLRDTVPVGSELPMNAGSAAQVLLAWEDSERIRRALRGAHFTAATLSQVRRRRWAQSVGEREPGVASVSAPVTAPGGRIIAAVSVSGPLERLTRSPGRLHASAVLAAAERISEALRSV; encoded by the coding sequence ATGTCGGTCCTCGACGCCCTGGAGTCCGGCCCCGCCTCGCTGGCGCAGCTGGTGCGGATCACGGGCCTGGCGCGGCCCACCGCGCACCGGCTGGCGGTCGCGCTGGAGCGGCACCGCATGGTCACCCGCGACAGCCAGGGGCGTTTCGTCCTCGGCCCCCGGCTCAACGAGTTGTCCATCGCCACCGGCGAGGACCGCCTGCTGGCCATCGCCACCCCGGTGCTCGCCCAACTGCGCGACCTCACCGGGGAGAGCGCACAACTGTACCGCCGCCAGGGCGACGTCCGGGTGTGCGTGGCGGCGGCCGAACGCGCCAGCGGCCTGCGCGACACCGTCCCGGTCGGCAGCGAACTGCCCATGAACGCGGGGTCGGCTGCCCAGGTCCTGCTGGCCTGGGAGGACTCCGAGCGGATCCGCCGCGCCCTGCGCGGCGCGCACTTCACCGCGGCGACCCTGTCCCAGGTGCGCCGCCGCCGCTGGGCGCAGAGCGTGGGGGAACGCGAACCGGGGGTGGCCTCGGTCTCGGCGCCCGTCACCGCCCCGGGCGGACGCATCATCGCCGCGGTCTCCGTCTCCGGGCCGCTGGAGCGGCTGACCCGCTCCCCCGGCCGCCTGCACGCCTCCGCGGTGCTGGCCGCCGCCGAGCGGATCAGCGAGGCCCTACGCAGCGTCTGA
- a CDS encoding trans-sulfuration enzyme family protein, translated as MTQRYGEHTRAVGLSRDDRSVGVPMRIPVYRASTYAFENSQEYAESLYGGGRYSYARIDSPNSDAFAAAVAALEGGRLDREVHGQGFASGMAAISTALLALTRAGAHVVASRALYGNTYKLLDVLLRRFGVDVDFVDITDAAAVRAAVRPETALVYTETLSNPSMLVSDLPALAAVAREADTLLVVDSTFASPVVCRPLEHGADVVLHSATKYLGGHSDATGGVAVARPDLMDRIREARVDLGPHLAADEAFLLHRGLETLPLRMARQCATAAEFAAAMLRHPAVARVDHPSLPGHQGHELARKLFDAGPEGTRYGAVVTVTPHGGRDAGTAFADGLRLATIAPSLGGTHTIVSHAASTTHRQMPDEALRAAGIEPGAVRFSIGLEDPADLIADALRALDELPVKE; from the coding sequence ATGACACAGCGGTACGGAGAGCACACCCGCGCGGTCGGGCTGTCCAGGGACGACCGGTCGGTCGGAGTCCCGATGCGCATCCCGGTGTACCGCGCCTCCACCTACGCCTTCGAGAACTCCCAGGAGTACGCCGAAAGCCTGTACGGCGGTGGCAGGTACTCCTACGCGCGCATCGACTCCCCCAACAGCGACGCGTTCGCCGCCGCGGTGGCCGCCCTGGAGGGGGGCCGGCTCGACCGCGAGGTACACGGGCAGGGCTTCGCCTCCGGCATGGCCGCCATCAGCACCGCACTGCTGGCCCTGACCCGGGCGGGCGCGCACGTGGTGGCCTCCCGGGCCCTGTACGGCAACACCTACAAGCTGCTGGACGTCCTGCTGCGCCGGTTCGGTGTGGACGTCGACTTCGTCGACATCACCGACGCCGCCGCGGTGCGCGCCGCGGTACGCCCCGAGACCGCGCTCGTCTACACCGAGACCCTGTCCAACCCGTCGATGCTCGTCTCGGACCTGCCCGCGCTCGCCGCCGTCGCCCGCGAGGCCGACACGCTGCTCGTGGTGGACTCCACCTTCGCCTCCCCGGTGGTGTGCCGCCCGCTGGAGCACGGCGCCGACGTGGTGCTGCACTCCGCCACCAAGTACCTCGGCGGCCACTCCGACGCAACCGGGGGAGTGGCGGTGGCCCGCCCCGACCTGATGGACCGCATCCGCGAGGCGCGGGTCGACCTGGGGCCGCACCTGGCCGCCGACGAGGCGTTCCTGCTGCACCGCGGTCTGGAGACGCTGCCGCTGCGCATGGCCCGCCAGTGCGCCACGGCCGCCGAGTTCGCCGCCGCGATGCTGCGCCACCCGGCCGTGGCCCGCGTCGACCACCCGAGCCTGCCCGGCCACCAGGGCCACGAACTGGCGCGGAAACTGTTCGACGCCGGCCCCGAAGGCACCCGCTACGGCGCGGTCGTCACGGTCACCCCGCACGGCGGCCGGGACGCCGGGACGGCGTTCGCCGACGGCCTGCGCCTGGCGACCATCGCCCCCTCGCTGGGCGGCACGCACACGATCGTCAGCCACGCCGCCTCCACGACGCACCGGCAGATGCCGGACGAGGCGCTGCGCGCGGCCGGGATCGAACCGGGCGCGGTGCGGTTCTCCATCGGACTGGAGGACCCGGCGGACCTGATCGCCGACGCGCTGCGCGCCCTGGATGAATTGCCCGTCAAGGAGTGA
- a CDS encoding PQQ-dependent sugar dehydrogenase, translating to MDGRGLVAAAAALLLAAGCAGGPGRDGDPAPPAPAATPGETSAQGSARLGEAAVVATGLRVPWAIAFLPDGAALVSERDSGRVLRIGPDGAVSGVGTVEGVAPGGEGGLLGLAVPPDFAENPLVYAYLTTEDDNRIVRMPYDPDRGLGAAEVVVAGIPRAGRHNGGRIAFGPDGTLYAGTGDAGREELAQDTDSLAGKILRMTPDGEPVADAPFGNLVHSYGHRNVQGLAWDADGVLYATEFGQNTFDEVNVVEAGGNHGWPEVEGAGGAPEYVDPVVTWSTDEASPSGAAVAGGALWVAALRGERLWRVPLTGDAADPVRSPEALLVGDHGRLRAVETEPGGRAIWVTTSNHDGRGDPGADDDVLLRIPLRG from the coding sequence ATGGACGGACGAGGGCTGGTCGCGGCCGCGGCCGCGCTGCTGCTGGCGGCGGGCTGCGCGGGCGGCCCCGGACGGGACGGCGACCCCGCGCCCCCGGCCCCGGCGGCCACCCCGGGGGAGACGTCTGCGCAGGGGAGCGCGCGGCTCGGGGAGGCGGCCGTCGTCGCCACCGGGCTGCGGGTGCCCTGGGCGATCGCGTTCCTGCCCGATGGTGCGGCCCTGGTGTCGGAGCGGGACTCCGGGCGCGTCCTGCGGATCGGACCCGACGGCGCCGTGAGCGGGGTCGGGACCGTCGAGGGGGTGGCGCCCGGAGGGGAGGGCGGCCTGCTGGGCCTCGCGGTCCCGCCGGACTTCGCCGAGAACCCGCTGGTCTACGCCTACCTCACCACCGAGGACGACAACCGGATCGTCCGGATGCCCTACGACCCCGACCGCGGGCTCGGTGCGGCCGAGGTGGTCGTGGCCGGCATCCCCAGGGCCGGCCGCCACAACGGCGGACGGATCGCGTTCGGCCCCGACGGGACGCTGTACGCGGGGACCGGGGACGCGGGCCGCGAGGAGCTCGCCCAGGACACCGACTCCCTGGCGGGCAAGATCCTGCGGATGACGCCCGACGGCGAACCGGTCGCGGACGCCCCCTTCGGCAACCTCGTGCACAGTTACGGGCACCGCAACGTGCAGGGGCTGGCCTGGGACGCGGACGGCGTCCTGTACGCCACCGAGTTCGGCCAGAACACCTTCGACGAGGTCAACGTGGTCGAGGCCGGCGGCAACCACGGCTGGCCGGAGGTCGAGGGAGCGGGCGGCGCGCCGGAGTACGTCGACCCGGTCGTCACCTGGAGCACCGACGAGGCGTCCCCCAGCGGGGCGGCGGTCGCGGGCGGCGCGCTGTGGGTCGCGGCGCTGCGGGGGGAGCGCCTGTGGCGGGTCCCGCTGACCGGCGACGCCGCCGACCCGGTCCGCTCGCCCGAGGCCCTCCTCGTCGGCGACCACGGTCGGCTGCGCGCGGTGGAGACCGAGCCGGGAGGGCGGGCGATCTGGGTCACCACCAGCAACCACGACGGCCGGGGAGATCCGGGCGCCGACGACGACGTGCTGCTGCGCATCCCCCTCCGCGGATGA